ATGCATTTTTAGGTGGACGAGGTCGACCACCATACACAGGGTCACCCACAAGTGGGTGCGTTATATGTGCCATATGCACGCGTATTTGATGTGTGCGCCCAGTTTCCAAACGCAAACGTAAACGTGTGTGTAACCTGAATTTTTCCATTACACGGTAATGCGTCACCGAAGGACGGCCTGAAAAGGTTACTGCCATATGTGTACGCTTTGTAGAATGACGGCCAATCGGCTCATCAACTAAACCACCAGCGGTCATAATACCACTGGCAATAGCTTCATATTCACGAGTAATTTCACGCGCTTGAAGTGATTCAACCAAGTTGGTTTGAGCAGCAATAGTTTTTGCTACGACCATTAGGCCGGTTGTGTCTTTATCCAAACGATGAACAATACCGGCACGTGGCACAACATCTAGTTGAGGGCAATGATGAAGTAAGGCGTTAAGCACTGTACCATCTGGGTTACCCGCACCAGGGTGCACAACAAAGCCAGCAGGTTTGTTGATCACTAAAATATCGTCATCTTCGTAGACAATATTTAGTGGTAAATCTTGCGCTTTAAAACGCACTTCCGATTCAACTTCTGTATTGATGGCAACAAGCTCACCACCGAACATTTTTTCGCGGGGTACATCGACTACAACGTCGTCAACCGTAACATGACCGGCTAAAATCCATTCTTTTAAACGTGATCGTGAATAATCAGGGAACATTTCGGCCAAAGTCTGGTCGAAACGTTTACCTAAGCATGATTCGGGAACCGTGTCCCGGTGTTGAATTATCTCAGCCATTAAACTCTCTATTAATTAGCACTGTGCAAGGCAGGATTGCTAGGTTAGAATGCCAGTGCTTATTTTACCTCTTTGCTAAAGCAATTACATTAAGTAATTATAGCGAGGAAGATATTTATTTTAACTAAAACAAAGTAGTGATATTGAAGTCTATGGAAAAAGTGACAATAAAAATAATGTGCCTTGCACTCGTGTTAGCAATAACTGGTTGCTCGGGCACAAACGAAAAAGATATAAAAAAGGTGCCGGACAAGTCTGCTCAAGCATTATTTTCTGATGCTAGACAATCACTTGACAATGGATTATATCAAAAGGCTATACAAATATTATCGGCGATAGATTCTCGATTTCCTTATGGTCCTATCTCTCATCAGGTACAATTAGATTTAATTTATGCTTATTATAAAAGTGGTAATGCTGCGCAAGGTCTAGCCTTAACAGATAGATTCTTAAGACTTAACCCTTCACATGCAAACATAGACTACGTTTACTATATGCGTGCGTTAATCAATGTTGCTACTCAAGAAAATTTATTCCAAAATCTGGCAGGTATTGACCGTTCAGACCGTGATCCTTCAGCAGCTCGCGATGCATTTAAAGATTTAAAGATATTATTAGAGAAATACCCTAACAGTAAATATGCTGCTGACTCACGTCAACGCATGATCGCAATTAAATCACGATTAGCGAAGTATGAATTATCTGTTGCACGTTATTACTTGAAGCGTGAAGCGTATGTTTCATCAGCTAACCGTGGAAAATATATTGTTGAATACTTTTCTCCTAGCGCAGAAACAGAAGAAGCATTAGAGATTATGATTGTCTGTTACGAAAAGCTGGGCTTAAATGATTTGCAAGTTAATGCTAAACAAGTATTAGCTGCAAACTACCCAAATAACCCTTTAGTTTCTAGATAAAAGTCTCAGCTCTAGGTTAAATATTGTTGCATAGACATCAATAACCCCAAAAAAAATACCAGCAATTGCTGGTATTTTTTTTGGGGGAATTAATAAACTTAAATAGCCTCTTCGTCTTCTTCTCCAGTACGAATACGTATTACGCGTTCTACATCGGTTATAAAAATTTTACCATCGCCAATTTTACCCGTCTGCGCAGTTTCTAAAATAGTATTTACACAGCGTTCAACATTTTCTTTTTTCACCACAATCTCGAGCTTTACTTTCGGTAAAAAATCCACCATGTATTCGGCGCCGCGATAAAGCTCGGTATGCCCTTTTTGACGTCCAAAGCCTTTAACTTCAGACACGGTCATACCCGTAACACCAATTTCGCCAAGTGCTTCACGTACATCATCCATTTTAAATGGTTTAATTATCGCTTCTATTTTTTTCATCTTTCTAGCCTATAAGTTGATTTACGCATCGGAGCATTTTGATAATTATCATTATCTACATAATATCAAGTAATTGTACAGCTATAGTGCAAAAGTTCTAATCGAAGTAAGACTTTGCTACACTGCCTTAATTGCGGCATTTAAGCAGCTTAAAATTTATAATCTACTTCTCACCAAAAGGAAATATTATGGGCACCCAGGCAATAATCAATGAAATGAAAGTATTACCTGAAATTAATCCAACGTTTGAAATTGAACGTCGAGTAGATTTTATCAAAAACAAGCTAGTTCAATCAGGCCTTAAATCACTAGTTTTAGGTATAAGTGGTGGTGTTGATTCTTCTACTTGTGGCCGTTTAGCTCAACTCGCTGTTGACGCTTTAAACAGTGAAAGCCCGAATACTTATCAATTTATTGCTGTAAGACTTCCCTTTGATATCCAAGCAGATGAAGATGACGCACAGTTGGCTCTTGAGTTTATAAAGCCTACACATAGTTTAACCACTAATATCTTGGCTGGTACTGAAGGTATTCATAATGAGACCATTAATGCTCTTCAAAATGCAGAACTGCTCTCAGCATCTGCCGCTCAAATAGACTTTTCTAAAGGAAATGTTAAAGCACGCTCTCGCATGGTAATGCAATATCATATTGCAGGTATATTGGGTGGCTTAGTATTAGGTACAGATCACTCGGCAGAAAATATTACAGGCTTTTTTACCAAGTGGGGAGACGGGGCTTGTGACTTGGCACCATTATTTGGACTATCCAAACGTCAAGTCAAACAAATTGCTAGCACTTTAGGCGCTCCTAGCCAATTAACTGATAAAGCACCAACAGCTGATTTAGAAGAGTTAGCCCCCAGTAAAAAAGATGAAGATGCCTTAGGCCTAAGTTATGATCAGTTAGATGACTTTTTAGAAGGTAAAAACACGGATAAATTAGTAGAAGAAAAAATTATCGCTATCTACATGAAAACTCAACATAAGCGCACAGCAATTCCAACAATATATGAAAATTAGTTAATTAAATTTGGAAAATCTCGATATTTTTGACTATACCTAGCACTGAAAAGTTTATTCAACTAAAGGAATAGTTGTCATGTTAAAGTGTAATGGATTCACAATTATCGAAACAATGGTCGCGCTAGCGATTTTAATGAGTTTACTCTCCATTGGTATACCTAGCCTCAATAATTTCATTGTTGTCACCCGTGTTAACAATGAAATATCAACCCTCCACCGGCTGATTTTAATTACTAGAAATAGCGCTTTAACTCATAACACCAGTGTTACACTCTGTCCATTAAATGGCCAAAGCAAATGTAAAAACCTATGGCATCAAGAGTTAAGTGTATTTACTGACGGTAATAATAACAAAGTATTTGAACCTGAATTAAATGAACGAATTGTCGCAAATAAAGCGGCAATAAAAACCGGTGATAAATTACAATATGGCAAAACACGCATTGGCTTAACTTATGCTTCCACTGGCCATTTATCAGGTTGGGGACAAAACGCCACATTTAGTTACTGCCCTGAATATCATAATGACAAAAACAGAGGTATTGTAGTAGCTACCTCTGGAAGAGCTTATGCAAGTGCTGCAAATAAAAGTAACAGTAAAAACATTAGACGTAGCGGTGCAAAAATTAAGTGTTATAACTAAACTTAATGACACTTGCTATGTGCTAAAAGAGATAAATATATTACATTTTTCTAATGATTATTAGTAATAAACTTAGCTGCTATGACAAGTATGACAACCATTCAGCCGTTGTTTAACAGAAGCTAAAAATCAGAGACTAGAAAATAATATTTATTAAGCTTAAGTATAAATTATTAGCATCAGGCCCAGATTAACAGCACTTCCTTAAATAGAATTTGCTAGCTGAGCATAAGTAACAATGTTATAAATAAAGCATCAACCTTAACTGTAGCTGTAGTTATGTCTAAGTTATCTATAAAAAAATCTATAAGTCCTAAGTTTATTAAAGGATTCACAATCGCCGAGTTGCTTATTGGCATTGCTATTATTGGCATATTAACCGCTATTGCAGGACCAAGTTTAGGTCAGTTTATGGTGCAATCAAGAGTCGATAATGAAGTAAGCGAAATACATCGGCTATTATTAGCCGCAAGAAATAGTGCTATAAATAGTGGTAAAAATGTCACTATTTGCCCATTAAGTGGCACAATATGTACTACAAACTGGCAAAATGAAATTAGTGTCTTTATTAATAGTGATAATACATTAGCGAATAACAGTAATTATGTTAGCGCCAATGAAGAGTTAATAAAGGTGAAAGGAAAAATATCCAACGGTGATACGCTACAGTTTAGCCAAAATATTATAATATTTGCCCCGACGGGTCGATTAGTATCAGGCGGTAATGGCAACTTTAGTTACTGCCCTAAAGACAATAATGATTTTTCTCGCGGTGTTGAGGTATCCTTGTCTGGACGCGTTTATGCGACGACAGATACGAATAGTGATGGTAAAGACAATAATAGAAATGGCACATCAGTTTCATGTAGTTAATACATAAATGCCCAGTAATGTTACTGGGCATTTATAATAACGACGTTAACTAAATTAATTTAGTAACAACTAACAATATCGACGACTTATCTCGGTTGCTTTTCAAATAATTCATTTGCTTTACTTGAGTTGAATTTTGACTCAAGTAATACGCATTCAAATGCCAGTTGAACCTGCTGCTTCTTTTTAGCATAAGGTGTCGGTATTTTTTTACCCGCTAAGGTATCAACTAATTTATTAACTTGATTTTCTTTTACAGTAGCCAAATAAATTACTCTTTCACCATCAGCAAGTTCTACATAGCATTTAGCATCTACGTTATAATTTTTATCCACTTTATTAGCAGCAGAAACTTCAAAACTCGCATTTATTAAAACGATTAAGGTAATTAAGTATATTTTCATTTTCATGTTATTGCTCCCAACAGGCGCTTGCCGGTAATTTTT
The Colwellia sp. Arc7-D genome window above contains:
- the rluD gene encoding 23S rRNA pseudouridine(1911/1915/1917) synthase RluD, translating into MAEIIQHRDTVPESCLGKRFDQTLAEMFPDYSRSRLKEWILAGHVTVDDVVVDVPREKMFGGELVAINTEVESEVRFKAQDLPLNIVYEDDDILVINKPAGFVVHPGAGNPDGTVLNALLHHCPQLDVVPRAGIVHRLDKDTTGLMVVAKTIAAQTNLVESLQAREITREYEAIASGIMTAGGLVDEPIGRHSTKRTHMAVTFSGRPSVTHYRVMEKFRLHTRLRLRLETGRTHQIRVHMAHITHPLVGDPVYGGRPRPPKNASEELREMLRQFKRQALHAAMLSLYHPISGVQMTWHADVPDDMVALAEMLRTDTKNNLVDSDF
- a CDS encoding outer membrane protein assembly factor BamD produces the protein MEKVTIKIMCLALVLAITGCSGTNEKDIKKVPDKSAQALFSDARQSLDNGLYQKAIQILSAIDSRFPYGPISHQVQLDLIYAYYKSGNAAQGLALTDRFLRLNPSHANIDYVYYMRALINVATQENLFQNLAGIDRSDRDPSAARDAFKDLKILLEKYPNSKYAADSRQRMIAIKSRLAKYELSVARYYLKREAYVSSANRGKYIVEYFSPSAETEEALEIMIVCYEKLGLNDLQVNAKQVLAANYPNNPLVSR
- the glnB gene encoding nitrogen regulatory protein P-II; translated protein: MKKIEAIIKPFKMDDVREALGEIGVTGMTVSEVKGFGRQKGHTELYRGAEYMVDFLPKVKLEIVVKKENVERCVNTILETAQTGKIGDGKIFITDVERVIRIRTGEEDEEAI
- the nadE gene encoding ammonia-dependent NAD(+) synthetase; the encoded protein is MGTQAIINEMKVLPEINPTFEIERRVDFIKNKLVQSGLKSLVLGISGGVDSSTCGRLAQLAVDALNSESPNTYQFIAVRLPFDIQADEDDAQLALEFIKPTHSLTTNILAGTEGIHNETINALQNAELLSASAAQIDFSKGNVKARSRMVMQYHIAGILGGLVLGTDHSAENITGFFTKWGDGACDLAPLFGLSKRQVKQIASTLGAPSQLTDKAPTADLEELAPSKKDEDALGLSYDQLDDFLEGKNTDKLVEEKIIAIYMKTQHKRTAIPTIYEN
- a CDS encoding GspH/FimT family pseudopilin, which translates into the protein MLKCNGFTIIETMVALAILMSLLSIGIPSLNNFIVVTRVNNEISTLHRLILITRNSALTHNTSVTLCPLNGQSKCKNLWHQELSVFTDGNNNKVFEPELNERIVANKAAIKTGDKLQYGKTRIGLTYASTGHLSGWGQNATFSYCPEYHNDKNRGIVVATSGRAYASAANKSNSKNIRRSGAKIKCYN
- a CDS encoding GspH/FimT family protein — encoded protein: MSKLSIKKSISPKFIKGFTIAELLIGIAIIGILTAIAGPSLGQFMVQSRVDNEVSEIHRLLLAARNSAINSGKNVTICPLSGTICTTNWQNEISVFINSDNTLANNSNYVSANEELIKVKGKISNGDTLQFSQNIIIFAPTGRLVSGGNGNFSYCPKDNNDFSRGVEVSLSGRVYATTDTNSDGKDNNRNGTSVSCS
- a CDS encoding TapY2 family type IVa secretion system protein, whose amino-acid sequence is MKMKIYLITLIVLINASFEVSAANKVDKNYNVDAKCYVELADGERVIYLATVKENQVNKLVDTLAGKKIPTPYAKKKQQVQLAFECVLLESKFNSSKANELFEKQPR